ATGACAGCTCATTAATATAACTATACATATTTACtagctttttaaaattgtattttaatttctcCTAAATCTACAAGTGAGCACAGATTTTCTTGACCCAATGCAGAACAAGGCTCTTGTGCCTTGTAGCATTTTTGAATGGGGAAAGTTGTCAAGAACTGTAGAGTCTTCTAATGTGCACGCATTATGAAGAGAGAATCTGTAACTATGAAACTTTCCTCTCTACTCCATTTAAAACTCACACATAAAGGTCAAGAAGTCCTATCCTTTGTGTCTGATGGCAAAGTGGGTACCAAACAGTTGCTGTCAGATTGGCTGGTACACGCAGGAATTTTATGAGATGCTAATGGTTATGGGGAAACCAGGCCTAGGTAtgatttggaagggatccctgaggCAAGGATGCCATGCATTTAAGTAGAGACCGTTGGCCCGAATTGTATTTTCAGTTGTGGTGGGTGAGATTTCATAAAGCAGCAGACTCCTTTTCATTAAATAAATTCTGCCACATTCAAAAACTTGGTCTACTGGTGAATCCGCTAAAATGAAGCTGTGCAGTTACAGGGAGTATGTGATGTTGCTTCAGCCAGCCAAGTTTTGTACACGCATTGGGGGTTAATACATATAGGCTGGGAAAATAAGAACATCTCTTTCATCTCTAGGTCCTGCCCCACTGCCCCTCACTCCAGTCATGAATTCTGTGCAGGTAAGGATGCTCTCCTCTGCCACCTTCCTTCTGCGAGGCCTCCTATCTCTATTCTGCTTTTTCCCTCTGGAGTTGACAGGCGTggtatttttctctctttctatttggctgctctctctttctctcaaccCTGCTTTTCCTCTCCCACAGGTGTGTGGCGTCCCAAAGCCCCCTGCAAATATGCTGAACTCGTTCTCGGCAACAGTGAAGTCTCCTCGTcttgcctctgctgctgctgcttcccctgaCACTGGTAAGCTGGCTCAGGAGGGTGTGAAGTCACTCGGCCTCTCTTCTTAGCAATATCTCATCCGCTTTCAATGGATTGGTCTACATGCCGTGCCGAAGTAGAAATTGAATACACACCTTAAGGGGAACTCACCTACCCCAGTATTTTTGGGATTATTTCAGGTGCCAAAACCAAGGAGAGAGCTGAGGACAACACTCTCTGCAAACCCCAGGAAGTGGACAAATGCTGTACTGCCAAGGTAATAAGGATACCCACACCGCTGTACCCCATCTTGTTGGCTTGAGCATTGTGGGAGAAGACATCTTGTCTCAAAGACGATAGCCAAAGGGGTAGTAGCCTGGCAATGTCTCAAATCATGGCTTGATTGGCTCTTGCAGGGAAGGCGCAGATCAACACTTGCCTCGGCTGACTATGCCCGCCGTAGGGTCATCAGCTCCGGCTTCAACACTCTTGCCACTCTGGTGTTGACAGGACCTGATCAAAGCAGCACTAAGGTATGCATCCCCCATTGTACCAGAAGGTGGAAGGGCACATATTCTCTGCTGTTTGTCCAGTCCTCCCAATTTGCTTTGTGAACCTGCTGGAGCTATTCTTGTGGTCTTTGCCCTGCCAATCCATCTTACGCCTTTACTCCACCCCCTCACCTCCCCAGTTCAGCAAAGCGATGCTCCTGCAGAAAAGTGCGGCACATGTGGAAAGACTGCAGCAAGAGCGCCGACAAGCTCAGGAGACAGTTGAAAGACTACGTGGGGAAATCGAAGAGCTGAGCACTGCCATTGAGTGAGTTGGGGGGTTGGCTTAAGGGGTTGAATTTTCATTGGATCAGGGATACAAGTTAAAAGGTGAGAGGGGAACTCCTGTCAACAAGTTGTGTCTTTTCTCTTCCCTGCAGTGACTTTCAGCGTCAGCTTCCACCTACGGGAGCTCCTGTGCTGCCACCACAGTCGGATCAGGCTTCTCAACTTTATGAAGAGTATGTGCGCAAGCGCACCTTGCAGGACTGGCGCTTCTGGCTTGTATCCACCAGTGAgcggatgggatgggatgggatgggacagGACAGGTTAGGGTGCAAGAAAGCAAGCAAGGGGAGGTGTTTAGCATGGCATCAGTGGCCTGCTGGGTCCTTAAGCGGAGCAGGGAGACTTGGCTGCATAGGCTCCTTAACCTCTTCCAACCTGCAGTTCAGCATGGTGATTAAGCCACTCTTTGAGAGCTACACCAGGACAGTGAGCACAGGCAACGTCAAGGAATTCTGCGACTCAGTGCTGAGCTGGTTGGAGCAGCACTGCACCCTGCCCATCTTGCGCCCTGGTATGGATCAACAGGGAAATCTAGAAATGTCTTTCCCTTCTGTGACCCATCTCTTTGCCCCCCCATGGCTTTCAATGATCCTTGCCTGCCTTCTGCTCTGAAATCTAGCACATGCTTGTGCATCATTCACCCATCCTATTCCTGCTTGAAGTACTCTTATGTTCACACATAACTAAGAGAGTGGAGCAAAACCATGGCTTACCAATTATACTCCACTTTTCCTGCCTTGCTAAGTTACTAGACACAATTGCCCATCACTATGATCCTTTCCTTGCCCTGAAGCAAGATTATTGGGCACTGCCTTAAAGCAAGGCCCAGATGTGACCTTGGAGTTACATGGCATTGTGGTGTTTAGGAAAAAatctagctggagatgccagctgTTCTCACAAGTCTTCTATTCCTGTTACTTCCTGAAGACTTGAAAGGATTCTCTTTCTAGGAATTAGGAGAAAGTGTCTGCATTGAGTTCATTGtaactgttttggttttttgtcccACAGCTATCTCTGGCTCCCTCCTGCAGCTAAGCAAGATCACATCCATATTGACTCGGCCAAGCCAATTGCGTGAACAAGCCCTGCAAGCGGTAGCTGGCCCTCCACATTGCAAGAGCAACAGTTAGGATGAAGACCAGGTCCAGGGCTATATGGACATCCTCACACACTACCAGGAAAGCCAGCAGCAGGGACCTCTATCTCAGGAAATCATTTGCCATGCAATCAAGAAGCTTATGTTTGACAGTATTGGGGTTTAGATTGCCAGAGCAGAgaatctcagtacagtggtacctcggtttgcgactgcaatctgttccgcggagccggtcgccccccgaaggcacgcttctgtgcgtggcgctgatagagcacttctgcgcacgcggaacccggatgtaaacacttccgggtctgcggtggtcagaaaccgaagtggtcgcaaaccaaggtttgactgtattcatTTTGGTGCTGGACACCTcttaatactctctctctctctttgcagaaCTTCAGGTAGTAGAGTGGGGGATGTGGGGGCATAAGGCAAGACACAGAGCCAGAATGCAGATTTAATTGCCAGATGTAGGATGTTAGCCATGGTTTTAGCGCCAAGGGCAGGCAACCTAacgcccatgggctggatgcggctcaatccggcccacggaaggtccgggaatcagcgtgttcttacatgagtagaatgtgtccttttatttaaaatgcatccctgggttatttgtggggcataggaattcgttcatttccccccccaaaatatagtacggcccatcacatggtctgagggacagcggaccggcccacggctgaaaaaggttgctgaccccttcaGAATTGGGGTGAAAGATTATAGCTACACAAGAATTAGTGTGGGCTCAATTTCCTGTATTTTCCCACCAGAGGGCAGTGAAAGGGATTCTTACAGGCCCTTAGTAGAGAGATACTTCCTCTAAATGATTCATGGCTTTGTTCCTCACTAAATTTGAGTGTTTATGGTAAGTGTCCTCCTGATGAGTGTTATTGCTTTACAATAATCCGATCGTggttttgacacccccccccccaagtgcagtATATGTTGATGGCAGATCTTACCTATGCAACCATACCCATGAACCCTCTCTCGGGTGCAGAGTATCAATTTCTCCCATCTTTCCTTTTAGTTCAGAGACCCTTTGTAGGACTGTGTATTTTCTGTAGATCTGCTGAATTTTTACAGGGGGTGGAATCTGACTTCAGCTCAGTATTTGACGGTGTGATGATACTCTTTGCTCTGAGGATTGTACCTTCAGTGTACTGCATAGCTTATATCTGCCATTCTCCATCCCCTATGCTCATGTTTCTTTTCTCAAGTTACAGATTAGCTTGGCGTGGAATCTGGAGTTTATTTATGCACAACACATCCTGTACTATGTTTGCCAAACTTTGTTCTAGGCTCCCAGCTAATGTACAGCAACTCTTGACATTTGACCATAAGAAGGTTGTATGATGATGGGGAAGAGACCACCTAACTACTGATAGGCAACCTGTTCTCTCTCCACTGCTGTAATTGTATGATTGCATAACCTTCTGCAAATGGCAATACCTCATTCCAAACTCCTAAGTTAGTCATAAAGCTGATGCCTACAGCTGACTAAACTAGGGAAAAGGCTTTTTTACCCTTTCCAGAATTTTGAGTAATATCTGAAGTAGCTctggacattttggcacctgataaCGGAGAATCCAAATGTCACACCtctacccccccaccctcccccagttACCATGTACAACCATTGAAATGAGCAGGAACTGTGGTGGTCCATAGATCCTTTTCATTCCTGATGGGGAAGCTCTATTGCCCTATCTTTCATTACCAGATGAAAGCCTTTGATGATTGGACATTGTTCTAGCTGATATTCTAATACTTATGTGTCCAGAAATACACAAGAgaaagagttgaaagggaccacaaggaccatctagtccaaccccttgcaatgcaaccTAGGTGTGTGTGGTTTTCGTTTCTTTTTACTGATTTAATATTTCTTCATTCTGCTACAGGCCAAAAACTTTCAGCAACAAAACCAAAAAAGCTATTCTATTATCATATAGGAATATAATAAGAGTATGGCAGCTTTCCATCAGCCACTTCAACCAAGGAATGGGCAACTGATTGATTCCCATGGAAGACTCACCTCAATATACAAAATCTACTTCAAGCCCAGGTGTGCTTTCAGTCTGTGGGATTTTAGATGGCCCTGcccttttgtggtggtggtgctttAAAAGAGTCTGCATTAGCTGAAGGTAACCACTCTGCATTTATGTGAAGTTAATGCACAATACAGCTGACCCTTTCACTTTTCAGCATGGGAGGCTTACTGCAGAAAAGACACGCTCACCTAGATGTAATTACTGATAGCACTTTACTTCCTCCAGTCCTGTAGGATTTCTTCAGTTAAAgtgtcttaaaaataataatgagagcaCACATGAATTATGAATTCTATCTTGAAAAATATTCAGTGGACACTTTGAGTTTTCTTGTGTTTCTATATCATTTTGTAATTTCAGCATTATTTCTGTATGTTCCACATATGTCACTAAAATACATTTGAGTAATCTTTAAGTGTTGTTTCCCTTTGTACTGACTTTCTTGAACCATGACTTTGTGGTCCCAGTCGCTGATAATTAGGAACCAGTTCTGTCCATCACTACTTCTAAAATTCAGAAAATCCACTCtcttcatatatatatgtaaGCAGCTGCCAATATTTGGCCAAACTGCAAAAGCACCTGCTGGGCCTTGCAGTTCTATCTTTCAAAAGCATCCCACAACCAACTTCTGCCGAGTCATTCCCACTGCTAAGGCCTAGGAATAGCCAAATAGCActtcagtttgggggggggagtatactaTTCAGTTGTTCATAGTGCTACTCAGCTGGGCAGCAGGTAGGGAGGTATGCAATAGATCTCTCTGTGTGGTGATGGGGTTGATGAGTCTATACATCTTCCTtgagcagggtggggagaatgCGTCACAAACTTCAGATGTGCAACTGTTTTATTTCTCTGTCAGTTAACTTGATAGCCAATTCAACAAATTAAGCAAGTTTTCAAAGAACACACAACAGTAAAATAAACAGGATGCAGTGCCATACTAAGCCTGGCTTCCAAGAACTAGTCACCCAGTTTGGGggattccaccccccccaaagcacagcaTATTGATCtaaatcagtgtttttcaaccttttttgggcaaaggcacacttgtttcatgaaaaaaatcacgaggcacaccaccattagaaaatgtttaaaaaattaactctgtgcctatattgactatatataaattgaatttttcaattttccccacggcacaccaggcaacatctcgcggcacactagtgtgccgcggaacagtggttgaaaaacactgatctaaatCAATCCTCACCTTCATTTGACCTCAGCCATCTAAGTACTCCCTAAGAAGCTTTGATTATTATGTATAAGTGGCAGATAGACTGGGGCCAGAACCTGTAAGTGGAGATCAGCTAGTAGACCTTGGCATCTTTTTAGGGCCAAGCACAGAATTTCCACGATAGGAATGAAGGAGTTATCCAGTATTGTCAAAACTCAGGAAATTCTCCTCAGGCTGAGATACCATCACATTCTCCTCTCAGAGGCAATATCCATGCCACAGGCTGCAAGGGAAGCATTTGGAACATGGTTACTGTCTGAAAGAATCCTGACTTTGCATCTTACATGCCTCTTCCACCTACTGTGCCAAACAGCAGGCATGGGCAGCACAACAGCAGCAATGGAGCAGGCGAATGTTTTACAGTCAGTATAAGCATATGATCTGTGGGGAGGCCATAGCTCTGAGCTTTCAATTCTAGCAAGTTATTGGCAAGAGAGAAGGTGGCGAGTAGGAAAAGGAATACTGTACATAGAAAGAAACTGGGGGAAAGGGATAAATACAATGCTTCAAATGGAGTTGTAGTAAATGCTGCGGGTTGGAAGTACAGCAAAGGTGAAGCAAAAATCTCATTCTTCGGCAAGGTTCTCACACAACATGCAAGCTGACTACCAAATGTTAACTTTGCAAGCGCCTCTGCTTCATGACAATCTTGGCCACTAGGACTTCCTACCATAAAATGGCCAGGACCGTCTACCAAACACCCTTGCAGAAGCTGCAAATAAAGGAAAACTGCTTGTTCTTGGCTACTGATCCCTTTCCTATTCTAATCCCCGATAGGTGAGTTATGGATTTTTCTTGACCTTTGCTGAGCTCATATTTCCATTTGCCCAGTTCATTTTGTGTATTACCTCTTGGGATACAGTTACTCCTCATTCATACAGTTGCGAATAAAAGATGCCCAGAGCTTAGCCAAGTTATCATGTGACCTGCTTAGCACTGCCATGGCCTTGCACCACCAAGCCCAACCTCAATAGTCTTCCTCTTCCAGATAGATCTCATTACCCTAGAATAGATGCTTCCACCCAATGCCTGAGGACAGAGCAGCTTGTCTATACTAACCTGTATGTAACGAGAGGGTCCTTGTTGTGCTTCTCTAGCAATTCCCGCACCATAGCAGGGGGGTTGAGACCCAGTAACTGTGCCCTCTCCCAGCGCTGCAAGCGGGTGATTCCTGTCAGGAAAAAAAGGTCTCTCGAAGTGGCCTCTTCAACACCAGCGATTTTCAACCACCTTCCTTGCAAGTCTATTGCCGCTGGATGAACTTGAGAATTAACTAGGGGGTCCCCTTTTCCTGGTATGCTGCCACTAATTATAATGTAACATTATAACAGAGCATAGGGAGACTGGTCCCTGCCCCATGGAGGTATATCTAAAATTGTGTatggagggaggcagggaaaacCTATGCTTTCATTGCAGTGATGTGTACTTTGGCTCAGTTGTAGTAGCAGCATGATTGGAAGTTCTTACCTGTACAGGGGCCGTACTGCCAGCTGAGGTCAAATTGCTTTAGTGTCTCCAGCTGGTCTGGATGTGCAGCATCTTGGACTGCCTGGACTGTCACCGTGTCTGATCAGAGAGAAATGGATTATTATCACCGCCTTATGGAGAGCCCTTGTATGAACTGAGTGTGCAGGAAAGGGTTAGCATAATTCTTTACCGAACACCATTACATTAGTTATCTCTGGCTTGCTCTACAACCCATATAACCCTGCCCATGTTTTTTTTAGCATTTCTTCACCCACACTTCGATCTCATGTAAATATGAACACACACTACATGCGCTGACTGAAGGAAACAACACTAATGTAATTAATCCATTGCTAATTGAGAATGCTCCTCTTCTGTAGAGGGTTCCCCACCTTTTGGGAATATATGTTTCATATAATTTTACTTCCTGCTAAATGATATTTCAAATACTTCACTTTCACAGCAATCCTGTGCAACAATTCATCACCACTGTACTATAGCAACTTTCTAGCTAAGCAAGTGGCAAGCCTATTACTGATTAACCCTTACTCGCATAACCGTGGTATTGAGTTATGTGCAGATCCAACAAACAACCTAGGAGACAACCAAAGCAAGACCATGCAGGGAAAGAGTTTGCAAGAACTGATGTCTTGCAAATCTCAAAAGAAGGGCCACTCCAATGGGCACCCATTTACTCCCCACCTAAAGCTGCTGGATTTtcaccctttccccccccccccgttcagaTTATCTACCTACTTGTAGCAGAGGtatcaccttgtcatggtgagtgggcttgcactatgacccttgtgagcgatgACATCGGAAGTCTCATACTCCCAACAGGGccacccaaggtggtaaggtcaaaggggaggagctagacaaagaatgatccaagtcCTCAATGACAGAGCAGGCAGAAGATAACAAGTGgcatgttacaatggctgtgaaggcagatgaaggctgcagcagataagattCTACCGCCGTCGTGATACTCATGCCACTGGAATAGAGCcttactgtgaagactgtgctttggtcagcatgcactgatctacacacatgaaacaaattcacacacaagcatcttccaaaaacccatacCAAACCCAAACTAATAAAACTCCCATGGCGATTGGCAAATGgtaacggtgtctccaaaaatttttacacatcacttgggaagacaggtgaactaatgccagtgtactggaagaagcaaagatcaccagtgtcaaagcagtgtttcttcagcatcaactacgttggactggtcatgttgtgcggatgcctgattatcgtcttccaaagcaactactctattccgaacttaaaaatggaaagcgtaatgctggtggtcaacaaaagaggtttaaagactccctcaagaatttatttatttttaaatgtagtataaaaactgacaactgggaaacactggcctgcgagcgctccaatcggagaacagcctttaccaaaggtgtcatggactttgaagatgctcgaactcaggatgaaagggagaaacccaataagaggaagacacgtttgccaaaccctcaccatgatcaactcccgcctagaaaccagtccccactgtggaagaacttgtggatccagaattggcctccacattcacttatggactcactgttaagattgtgttcatggaagacaatcttactcggctacgagagattgccaaagaagaagaaggatttaCGGGAGCATGACCAAATCGGTCgcactgggcatggagccttgGGGGTGCCACAGGGAATGCTGAAAGTATGATTTAGACTGAAGAGAGAGGTGAGGGGCGCTGAACTTTGGGGTCACACCAGGTGCTGAAATTCACTCATCCCTTACTACGGGTAGCAATACTCACCATGGagcaggctctgagccttctttgtTTCCTTACTGtctcttttcctcttcttcaccACTTGGAAGGAGTCTGTGATTAGCCATTTCCTGCCCATGGTTCCATGCGGCAATGCTCACAGAGCATTAACAGGCTGCTCTAAACAAGGAGCTGAGGAGAAGCAGAGACTGTTAGACAAGCTGCTGACTAGGACCTTCTATCTCCAAACCTACTGTCGTAATACCCACCTACCAGTCAAAATGACTTCATTTCTgcgagaaccccccccccccccacacacacaaaggtgTCTGGACTCTCCTAGCTGGTGGCTTCTCCCATGTGGAAGCTCTTTGCCTCCATATACATTAAAGAACCTAAGTTTATGTAAAGGAGAAGGAAGTATATTCTGTGCATGGTCAGAGACCCTATGCTCTTTATAAATGCCTTTGCATTTTCCAGGACTGTGTGTTGACACTGAAAATTCTCAGCCCGACTCCAAGGCAGGGCAAAGTCTTTTCCCTGAGCGGGAGGCTATTCCTCTGTCAAAAAGTGCGACAGAATCCCTTGCGGTCCCCATCCTGGACTCTGCTTCCTCCTGCAGCCATCAAAGCAATGCACGACTTGGCCCTCTCCTCATCCAGACCTCGAGAACAGACTCCACGGttcctgctctaaccactggttACTCTCTCCCACACCAAGAATCCAAGAGACCTGGGGGTCAAAACGATCCCCTTCCTCTCATCCCCCTGAACAAATAGACATATCACCCTCATGTTCCTTCTATAGCAGCCGCGTTCCAGATTTTGGCCCCTTCCCTTCCAGACGATCCCTCGCAGCATTTTCGAGTCGCCCCCTGGAGTTCCTTCTCCTAATGCCCAAACGCGgaagggcagggagggtctcctcCTGTCACCCCGGAAAAACGGCCCCGCGAGCTCTCTAGAAGCAGCTGCGTCCTTACCAGGAGCTGGGCCGGGGGCTGTCGGTGCTTGTCCCCCCAATGTCTCTTGCGGGCGATGCAAGGACTGCAGGGTGGGAGCTGCTGGCACGAACTGCTCCTGATTCCCCCCGGAGCTGCTCTGGGTCTCCCGGAGCAGCCGCTTGTTGTTTTTGCACGGATCGGCCAATGGCAGCGCTGCTTTCGCTTTGCGTTCAAGGCGGCGGCGGAGAAAGCGCCCCTGGCGGCCAACCCGGGGAAGGACGGCGGTTTAAGACATCGCAGGTGGCACCTCTTGCTATTCTCCCAGCTGTTTCCTGCGCTCCCCGCACTGTACCCCTAGTCCCGCGCCGCATGCATCCAtgctctctcttccttttgctcGAGAGATTTTGCCGCGATCAGAGGAGCAGAAGCCACAGAATC
The nucleotide sequence above comes from Zootoca vivipara chromosome 1, rZooViv1.1, whole genome shotgun sequence. Encoded proteins:
- the POLD4 gene encoding DNA polymerase delta subunit 4, with the protein product MGRKWLITDSFQVVKKRKRDSKETKKAQSLLHDTVTVQAVQDAAHPDQLETLKQFDLSWQYGPCTGITRLQRWERAQLLGLNPPAMVRELLEKHNKDPLVTYSLWHGYCL